GATCAGCAGGTGGCACCGTTCGTCGCCACCGATATCGCCGGTGACTGGGTCACGTCGATGCGTTCGACCGAGCAGTCCGTCCGGGACGCTTACCGCGCGGCCGCGGATGCGGTGGGCCCTGCCGTCATATTCACCGGCCCCGGCAGGCCGGTGCTGCCGGAGCAATTGATGGCAGAAAGGTCTGTTGTGCAACCAGTTTCGTATGCACCGCCGACGACGGTGCCCGCTGGGCACTCGGCCGAGCAGATGACGACGCCCATGCCGTCGGCTGGTCCGGCCGCTATGCCGTCACCGGTGGCACAGCCCGTGGCATCACCGGAAATGCCTACCGCCGCACAGGTGCCGCCGAGCGGCGGATTGGGTGCCATGCCGTCACCGGCCGGGGGATTGTCCGGTCTGTCGGGTCTGGGCCAGCCATTCGCGGACATGCTGGGTGGATTACTCGGATCGAACACGCCCGGTCTGTCGCCAGACGCTCTCGGGCTGGATGATTCGTTCGACGCGAGGGATGGCGCTGCGGATGGGGACGTGGGGCGCGACGAGGAGGACATTGACCCCAAGGAGGAGGCCGACGACGAGGAGGCCGACGACGAGCAGCGCGAAGATGGTGAGGACGAGCTACCCGAAGATGATGAGGCCGCAGCGCAAGAGCCCGAGGCCGTGACGGTCGAAGACGCGCCACTCGGTGCCGCCGAGGCAGTACCGGTTGCTACCCCGGTACCCGAGGCGCTACCCGAGCCGCCGGTTGATCCCGCTCCACAGGCTGCACCACCGCCGGCCACCCCGTGTGAGATCGCTGCCGATGCACTCCCGCAGGCAGGGCCCTGAGCCATCCGTCGGGATGCCCGCCGATGGACCCGCGAACAGACTCATGTTCCCCCTAGAACCGTGATTCCAGGGGGAACATGAGTCTGCTCGTGGGGCGGAAAGGTCAGCGGGGAGATCCGGCGCCGCTGCGGCGCGGCCGACCCCGGCGTGCCCCGGCGTTCGCCGCGGGGGAGCCGGAACCGCCGGATCCACTGTGCCGTGCGGGCTTACGCCGACGGTTCGATTGTCCGGCAGGACGCGCGGCGGGTTGCTCGGGTACGTCCAGCACGATCGGGCCGCTGAACGTGCGCTCACCCGGGGCGATCTCCTGCAGCACCGGATGCTCGGCACCGCGGAACTTGGTCACGGTGGCCTTCACGCCCGCCTTGCGGGTGAGCACCTTGACGTCGGAGACCTGGCTGTCCAGCATCAGGGTCACCACGGTGCCCTCGCTGCCCGCGCGCGCGGTCCGGCCGGACCGGTGCAGGTAGGCCTTGTGCTCGACCGGCGGATCGGCGTGCACCACCAGGTTCACGTCGTCGACGTGGATGCCACGGGCGGCGATATCGGTGGCGACCAGCACGGTCGCCGAACCGTCGGAGAAGGCGCCGAGGTTGCGGGTGCGCGCATTCTGGGACAGGTTGCCGTGCAACTCGACCGCCGGTACGCCGCGCGAATTGAGCTTTCGGGCAAGGCCTTTGGCGCCGTACTTGGTGCGGGCGAACACGATGGTCCGGCCGGGTGATGCGGCGAGGTCGGCCAGCACCTCGAAGCGGGCGTCATGCTCGACGTGCAGCACGTGATGCACCATCGCCGAGACGGGCGACTGCTCGGAGTCCACGCTGTGCACGACCGGGTCATGCAGGTACCGCTGGACCAGCACGTCGATGCCGTTGTCCAGGGTGGCCGAGAACAGCAGGCGTTGGCCGTCCCGGGGTGTGCGGTCGAGCAGGCGCTTGACCGGCGGCAGGAAGCCGAGATCGGCCATGTGGTCGGCCTCGTCGAGCACGGTGATCTCCACGCCCGACAGGTCGGCGTGGCCGGACTTGACGTGATCCTCGAGCCGGCCGGGGCAGGCGATGACGATATCGACACCGTCGCGCAGCTTTTGGATCTGCGGCTGGGCGCCGACGCCGCCGAAGATGGTCACCGACTTCAATCCGGTGGCCTTGGCCAGCGGGGCCAGTGACGCGTCGATCTGACTGACCAGTTCGCGGGTCGGGGCGAGGATCAGGGCGCGGAACCGGCCCGGACGGCGGGGCTGCGGCGCGGCGGCAAGTCGTCCGACCACGGGCAGCAGGAACGCGTAGGTCTTACCCGATCCGGTCTTGCCGCGGCCGAGAACATCGCGGCCGGCCAGGGAGTCGGGCAGCGTCGCAGCCTGAATGGGGAAGGGAGACTCGATACCGCTGGCAGCGAGTGTGGAAACAACGGCCTCGGGCAGCCCGAGGTCGGCAAAGGTGGGCACGTAAAAGCTCCAGATAGATAGAGTGCGGTCGTCCTGCCCGGCGCGGGTGATCCCGCGGCGCTCGGTGTGACGATCGGCCATGGCGTAGAAATCGCCTTGGCGAAGCGGCAAAAGGCAGAACAGACGATGCCGCTGGGCACCACCCTACCCAATGAGGCATGCGCACCCCAATTATGAGGCGCGCATCACCCTCGTCAGAGATCGCTGGTGAGGGTGATCAGCTCCTCGGTGAAGCGGTGCGCCTCGGCGCCGTCGAGGGCGAGCGGGTGCACCAGCATGGTGGTCACCCCGGCCTCCTTGTATGCGGCCAGGCGTTCCTTGACGTATCCGCGCGGACCGACCAGCGAGACGTTGCGGACCAGATCATCGGGGACCGCCGCGATCGCCTCTTCCTTCTTGCCCGCCAGGAACAGGTCCTGGACCTGGTCGGCGACCTCACCGAATCCGTAACGGGTGGCCAGCTTGTGGTAGAAGTTCTGCCCCTTGGCGCCCATACCGCCGATGTAGAGCGCCAACTGCGGTTTCGCCCACGCCAACCGGTCCTCGACATCCTCGCCGATGGCGAGGCTTGCGCTGACCATGATGTCCAGCGCGCCGAGTGCGGGATCACGTTTGGCGTAGCCGGCCCGAAGTGCGTCGCCCCACACGTCGTCGGCCTTCTCCGGGTAGTAGAAGATCGGTTGCCAACCGTTGGCGATCTCGGCCGTCAACTCGACGTTCTTCGGGCCGAGTGCCGCAATGGCGATCGGGATGTCCTCGCGCACAGGGTGATTGATCAGCCGCAGTGGTTTGCCCAGCCCGGTGCCGCGGTCGGCGGGCAGCGGGATCTGGTAGTGCTTGCCGTCATAGGTGACCTTCTCGCGACGCCACACCTGCCGGCAGATGTCGACCACCTCGCGGGTGCGCCCCAACGGCGCGTCGAAGGGCAGACCATGAAAGCCCTCCATCACCTGTGGCCCGGAGGTACCGATACCGAGTTGGAAGCGACCGTCGGAGACGTAATCGAGTCCGGCGGCGGTCATCGCCAGCAGGGTCGGGGTGCGCACATAGATCGGCACCACACCGGTGCCGAGTTCGATCGTCGAGGTCTTGGCCGCGAGATAGCCGAGCTGACTGATCGCATCGAAGGAGTAGGCCTCGGGGACCAGCGCGATGTCGACGCCGACCTTCTCCAGTTGGACGACCTGCTCGGCGGCCTCTTTGAAACCACCGGCGTAGCTGAGGAAGATGCCTGTGCGCATGCGTGCGTTTATATCACCAACCAGTTGGTTGGACGTCCGTTGGTGGGACGCTGCGGGCGTCAGCCCTTCAGCAGCGCAACGACCTTGTCTTCGAGAGTCGGCTGCTCGGCGTCGGGATCCAGTGCCACCGTCTTGGGCAGCGTCACCTCGGGATCGGCGAAGTCGCGGTAGGTCTTATCTCCGGCCAGGACGAAGAGCAGATAACCGGTCAGCAGCGCCCGCACCGCCTTCTGGGTGCCCTTGTCGGCGCCGGGCAGGCCCACCGCCTTGGCCAACCGCCTGCCCTCCACGAGGCCGCCGGACTCGCCCTTGCTGACGACCCGCAGTGTCGATGATGTCCAGGCCTGCGCCAGCGCGTCCGCATTGGAGCGGATGGAGCTGGAATCCGAGGAGGCCCGCAGGATCAGCCCCGGCAGCGCCAACCCGGCCGCCGGTTGCTCGGCCGGGGGGCTGCTGACCGCAGGAAACAGCGCAGCCGCGGTCTTCAGTCGCGATCCCATGCCGGCAGCGGCGAAAACGGCGGCCGAGCCGCCGAAACCGTGCCCGACGACTCCGAGCTTGCTCGGGTGCACGCTGATCTTGCCGGGACCCAGCCGCACCCCGGCGATGATGTCCAGCGTGGTGCCCAGATCGACGGCGAGGTTCAGCACCGACGGCGCGAAGGTCTTCTCGGTGTCGGGGGCTGCCGCGACGATCCCCCACGAGGCCAGATGCTCCAACGTGCCCGCATAGCGGTCGCTACCGGTCAGCCAGTCGTGGCCGAAGGCGATGCCCGGCAGATTGAACCCCGATTCGGGGGTGTAGACCACGCCGGGCTGGCCGGCGAATGCCAGGTCCCCCCGCAGCACACGGTGCGGTCCGCGCCGGGTCAGAGCTGCGAAGAGCTTCTTCGTCTTGGCCACGCATAGACCCTAGTCGACGCGCGTGGCGGGGCGGAGGATCGGCACTGGACTACCCTGGGACGCTATGTGTGGAATCGTCGGCTACGTCGGACGGCGCCCTGCCTGCGAGATCGTGGTCGAGGCGTTGCGCCGGATGGAGTACCGCGGATACGACTCGTCGGGTGTGGCCTTGCTCGACGGCTCCGGTGGACTGACCGTGGAACGTAAGGCCGGCCGGCTGGCCAATCTGGAAGACGCGCTCGGCGAGGCCGGTGATGGCGCGCTCGTCGGCAGCACCGGGATGGGGCACACCCGGTGGGCCACTCACGGGCGTCCGACCGATCGCAATGCCCACCCGCACCGCGACAGCAGCGGCAAATTCGCCGTGGTGCACAACGGCATCATCGAGAACTTCGCCGGGCTGCGCGCCGAGCTGGAAGCCGTCGGGGTCGAGTTCGCCAGCGACACCGATTCCGAGGTCGCGGTGCACCTGGTGGCTCAGGCCTACCGCGCCGGCGATACCGCCGGAGACTTCGTGGCCTCGGTGCTCGCGGTGCTGCGCCGCCTGGAAGGCCACTTCACCCTCGTGTTCGCCTTCGCCGACGAGCCGGGGACCATCGTCGCGGCGCGGCGCTCGACCCCGCTGGTGGTCGGTGTCGGCGACGGAGAGATGTTCATCGGATCCGATGTCGCCGCGTTCATCGAGCACACCCGCGAGGCCGTCGAGCTCGGGCAGGACCAGGCCGTGGTGATCACCGCCGACGGCTACCGGGTCACCGACTTCGCCGGTGAGGACGCCCCTGCCCGGCGTTTCCATGTCGACTGGGACCTCAGCGCCGCCGAAAAGGGCGGTTACGAGTACTTCATGCTCAAGGAGATCGCCGAGCAGCCGACCGCGGTCGCCGAGACGCTGCTCGGGCACTTCGAGGGCGGTCGCATCGTGCTCGACGAGCAGCGCCTCTCCGATCAGGAGCTGCGCGAGGTCGACAAGGTCTTCATCGTCGCGTGCGGTACGGCCTATCACTCGGGGCTGCTGGCCAAGTACGCCATCGAGCACTGGACGCGGCTTCCGGTCGAGGTGGAACTCGCCAGCGAATTCCGCTATCGCGACCCGGTTCTCGATCGCAGCACGCTGGTGATCGCCATATCGCAGTCCGGCGAGACCGCCGACACCCTCGAGGCGGTGCGGCATGCCAAGGAACAGAAGGCCAAGGTGCTGGCCATCTGCAACACCAACGGCAGCCAGATTCCGCGGGAGGCCGATGCGGTGCTCTACACCCGGGCCGGACCGGAGGTCGGGGTGGCGTCCACCAAGACCTTCCTGGCGCAGGTGACGGCCAATTATCTTGTCGGCCTTGCCCTTGCGCAGGCCCGTGGCACCAAGTACGCCGACGAGGTCGCCCGCGAGTATCACGACCTGGAGGCCATGGCCGCTCAGGTCGAACGGGTGCTGGGATGCATGGATCCGGTCACCGAGTTGGCCCACAAGTTCGCCAACTCCTCGGCGGTGCTGTTCCTGGGCCGCCATGTCGGCTATCCGGTGGCGCTGGAGGGTGCGCTCAAGCTCAAAGAACTCGCCTACATGCACGCCGAGGGTTTCGCGGCCGGTGAGCTCAAGCACGGGCCGATCGCGCTCATCGAGGACGACCTGCCGGTCATCATCGTGATGCCATCGCCGAAGAGCGCGGCAACGCTGCACGCCAAATTGCTCAGCAACATCCGGGAGATCCAGGCCCGCGGTGCGGTCACGATCGTCATCGCCGAGGAGGGTGATGACACGGTGGCCCCGTACGCCGATCACCTAGTCGAGATCCCGGCGGTATCGACGCTGTTCCAGCCGTTGTTGTCGACGATCCCGATGCAGGTGTTCGCCGCGGGTGTCGCGCAGGCGCGTGGTTATGACGTTGACAAGCCGCGCAACCTCGCCAAGTCGGTCACCGTCGAGTAGCTGCTGTGGGAGTCGGGCATTGGCGCAGTGATGCGGCGCGTGCCCACTTTGCGGCCGTCTATGCCACCGCGTTGGCGCGGCTTCCGGATGCCGACCGGATGTGGGATGTGGACACGGCATTCGGCACCGTGCGGGTGTATCGGTTCGAGGGCGGGACAGGCCGGCCGGTGGTGTTGCTGCCCGGCCGTAATGCCTCGACCCCGATGTGGGCCGACAATCTGCCCGGCCTGCTCACTCATCGACCGGCCTATTGCATCGACCTGCTCGGTGAGCCGGGAATGTCGGTGCAGCGCAAGCCGATCACCGGACCCGATGACCAGGCGCGCTGGCTGGACGATGTGCTGACCGGTATCGGGGAGGAGTCGGTCCACCTGCTGGGGGTGTCCTTCGGTGGGTGGAGCGCGATGAACTACGCGCTGCGTCGACCGCAGAAGGTGGCATCGCTTGTGCTGGTCGACCCGGTGCTGACCTTCGCGCCGATCCCACTTCGGACCATGCTGGCGTTCCTTCCGATGGGGTTGCCGGGTGTCCCGGATAGGGTGCGGCGCCGCATCCTTCGGTGGATATCGGGGGGAGCAGAGGTCGACGAATCCGATCCCGTGCTGATGCTCATCGACGCGGGTACCGCAGATTTCGTTCTGCAACAGCCGGCGCCGACCAGGTTCACGACGGGGCAGTTGCGCGCACTGCGGGTTCCCGTGCTGGCGATCATCGCGGGGCGCAGTGTGATTCATGATGCGGCTCGCGCGGCCGCTACGGCCTGCTCCGTGTTGTCCGCGGGTCAGGTCGAGGTCTGGCCGCGGGCATCACACGCGGTGACCGGTGAGTGCCCCGATGAGATCGCGGCGCGGACTCGCGCGTTCTGGGCAGGTGTCGACCGGTAGCTCAGCCGGCTCGGCGTGCGCGGTCACTCGGCGGTACACCGTACTGGCGTCGGAAGGCACGATTGAATGTTCCCGGGTCGGTGAAACCACTGGCCCGGCAGGCGTGACTCACCGACGCGCCTCGGGTGATCAGGCTGTTCGCGTGCTCCAGTCGGTGGCGTCGGATCTCACTCGCGGGCGATCGGCCGTCTTCGGCGAGCAGCTGCTGAACCGAACGCAGCGAGAGATGGAACTGCGCGGCCAATCTGGCGGCGGTGAAATCCGGGTCGTGGAAGTGCGTTCGGATGTACGCCAGCAGCCGGGTTCGCAGTTCGGACCGTGTCGGGGCGAGATCGTGGTGATCTCGCGAATGGGTTGTCGCCGCGATACGTTCGGTTGCGTCGATGAAGGTCAGTAGCCGAGCCCCGCTGGTGCCCAGAGGTTTTGCCGACCATGTCACCGGGATGGGTTGACCCGCACGGGTGATGAACCACTCGTGTGCGGTGACACTCGGCGAGCCGCAGCCGTCCAGGATCGGGCAGGCGTGCGACGGGTAGCGCGATCCGTCGGGATGCCATTCGTGCAGAGTGTCGTGGCTGGGCGCGCCGATCACGTTATCGACGGATCGGTAGCCCAACATGGTCAGCGCGGCCTGATTCGCCAGGGCCACCGCACCGTCCGACCCGATGACCCACAGCGGGGTCGGGGCCACATCGATGACCGCTGATAGCGTGCCGGCATCGAGGGCAGTCTCGTTCACCACATCCCACCTGGCTTCCACTAGTGGCGTCGACTGTAGGGGGCCGTCGTTTCGGGTGTGTTTCACCGGACGTTACGTTGCGGTTAAACGACATCCGCCGCTTCTCCGCTTCGCAAAATGCCGGGTTCGCTTCGCCTTCTGCCATGGGCAGCGGGGTGGCGAATCGGTGTTATGGAGACCTCGACATCCATCTAGCAAGGAGCGGAAAGTATGGCATTCGATGGTGCCTCGCCCGTCATCGCCGAAATCGAACAACGACGTTCCGAAACCGGGATCGGCTGGCAGAAAATCGCCGACCATATCGACCGCCCGCTGGTGTGGACGGTGGCGGCCCTGCTCGACAGCCACCCGATGCCCGCCGAGGAAGCCGCCCGGGTCGGAGAGCTACTCGGTCTCAGCGCCGAAACCGTTGCCGCGCTTCGACGTCAGCCCTACCGAACCGCCGACCCCGCACTGCTCACCGATCCGACCATCTACCGGTTCGTCGAGTTGATCAACGTGTATGGCCCGACGTTCAAGGCGCTCATCCATGAAGAATTCGGCGACGGCATCATGAGCGCCATCAATTGCAATGTGACCTTCGCGCGTCGGTCCGATCCAGACGGTGACCGGGTTGTCCTGACGATCGACGGCAAATTCCTGCCGTACCACTGGTAGGGAGGAGACCGGATATGTCGTACGTCAAACCAGCCGAACTTGCGACCCGCATCATCGACGCCGGCGAGTCGAAGGTGTTCATGTCGACTCGAGACACCCTGATACGTGCCTACATGGCGGGTGCCATCCTGGCACTCGCGGCAGCTTTTGCGATCACCATCTCGACGAAGACGGGGGAGCCGCTACTCGGTGCGGTGCTGTTCCCGGTCGGCTTCTGCATGTTGCACCTGCTCGGATTTGATCTGTTGACAGCGGTTTTCACCTTGGTGCCGCTGGCATGGCTGGACAAGCGGCCGGGCGTGACACTGCGGCCGATGCTGCGCAACTGGGGTCTGGTGTTCCTCGGGAATCTTCTCGGGGCGCTGACGGTCGCGGTGTTCATGGCGGTGTACTTCACCTACGGGTTCAGCGTGGCACCCGATGCTGTCGGGCAGGCGATCGGTGAGATCGGCGCGGGCCGAACGGTCGGCTACGCCGATCACGGCGCCGCAGGCATGCTGACGTTGTTCCTGCGCGGCGTGATGTGCAACTGGATGGTGTCGATGGGTGTCGTGGGTGCCATGATGTCGGACAGCCTGCCCGGCAAGGTGATCGCCATGTGGATGCCGATCATGGTGTTCTTCTACCTCGGTTTCGAGCACTCCATCGTCAACATGTTCCTGTTCCCGTCGGGGTTGATGCTGGGTGGGGAATTCACCATCGTGGATTACCTTGTGTGGAACGAGATCCCGACGGTACTGGGCAACCTCGTCGGCGGACTGGCCTTCGTCGGATTGGTCATCTATGCCACGCACGGTAAGACCGGACCGCTGCGTCCGCGGCCGAACGAGCTCGTCTCGGTCGACGCCGTCGCAGGCCCCAACCGGGTGTGATTGCCGCCGGACTCGCGGGCCGGTCTACAACCCCGACCGATCATCGCCGCAGCCACCGGGGTCACACCGATCGCGAGGAGCTGTATCGCTGTAATTCTGGCTGCCGCCGTGAGGCCTTCGGTGCCCACTGCCGACACCGCAAAGATTGCGGCGGC
This DNA window, taken from Mycolicibacterium neoaurum, encodes the following:
- a CDS encoding DEAD/DEAH box helicase; this encodes MPTFADLGLPEAVVSTLAASGIESPFPIQAATLPDSLAGRDVLGRGKTGSGKTYAFLLPVVGRLAAAPQPRRPGRFRALILAPTRELVSQIDASLAPLAKATGLKSVTIFGGVGAQPQIQKLRDGVDIVIACPGRLEDHVKSGHADLSGVEITVLDEADHMADLGFLPPVKRLLDRTPRDGQRLLFSATLDNGIDVLVQRYLHDPVVHSVDSEQSPVSAMVHHVLHVEHDARFEVLADLAASPGRTIVFARTKYGAKGLARKLNSRGVPAVELHGNLSQNARTRNLGAFSDGSATVLVATDIAARGIHVDDVNLVVHADPPVEHKAYLHRSGRTARAGSEGTVVTLMLDSQVSDVKVLTRKAGVKATVTKFRGAEHPVLQEIAPGERTFSGPIVLDVPEQPAARPAGQSNRRRKPARHSGSGGSGSPAANAGARRGRPRRSGAGSPR
- a CDS encoding LLM class F420-dependent oxidoreductase; the encoded protein is MRTGIFLSYAGGFKEAAEQVVQLEKVGVDIALVPEAYSFDAISQLGYLAAKTSTIELGTGVVPIYVRTPTLLAMTAAGLDYVSDGRFQLGIGTSGPQVMEGFHGLPFDAPLGRTREVVDICRQVWRREKVTYDGKHYQIPLPADRGTGLGKPLRLINHPVREDIPIAIAALGPKNVELTAEIANGWQPIFYYPEKADDVWGDALRAGYAKRDPALGALDIMVSASLAIGEDVEDRLAWAKPQLALYIGGMGAKGQNFYHKLATRYGFGEVADQVQDLFLAGKKEEAIAAVPDDLVRNVSLVGPRGYVKERLAAYKEAGVTTMLVHPLALDGAEAHRFTEELITLTSDL
- a CDS encoding dienelactone hydrolase family protein, encoding MAKTKKLFAALTRRGPHRVLRGDLAFAGQPGVVYTPESGFNLPGIAFGHDWLTGSDRYAGTLEHLASWGIVAAAPDTEKTFAPSVLNLAVDLGTTLDIIAGVRLGPGKISVHPSKLGVVGHGFGGSAAVFAAAGMGSRLKTAAALFPAVSSPPAEQPAAGLALPGLILRASSDSSSIRSNADALAQAWTSSTLRVVSKGESGGLVEGRRLAKAVGLPGADKGTQKAVRALLTGYLLFVLAGDKTYRDFADPEVTLPKTVALDPDAEQPTLEDKVVALLKG
- the glmS gene encoding glutamine--fructose-6-phosphate transaminase (isomerizing) — encoded protein: MCGIVGYVGRRPACEIVVEALRRMEYRGYDSSGVALLDGSGGLTVERKAGRLANLEDALGEAGDGALVGSTGMGHTRWATHGRPTDRNAHPHRDSSGKFAVVHNGIIENFAGLRAELEAVGVEFASDTDSEVAVHLVAQAYRAGDTAGDFVASVLAVLRRLEGHFTLVFAFADEPGTIVAARRSTPLVVGVGDGEMFIGSDVAAFIEHTREAVELGQDQAVVITADGYRVTDFAGEDAPARRFHVDWDLSAAEKGGYEYFMLKEIAEQPTAVAETLLGHFEGGRIVLDEQRLSDQELREVDKVFIVACGTAYHSGLLAKYAIEHWTRLPVEVELASEFRYRDPVLDRSTLVIAISQSGETADTLEAVRHAKEQKAKVLAICNTNGSQIPREADAVLYTRAGPEVGVASTKTFLAQVTANYLVGLALAQARGTKYADEVAREYHDLEAMAAQVERVLGCMDPVTELAHKFANSSAVLFLGRHVGYPVALEGALKLKELAYMHAEGFAAGELKHGPIALIEDDLPVIIVMPSPKSAATLHAKLLSNIREIQARGAVTIVIAEEGDDTVAPYADHLVEIPAVSTLFQPLLSTIPMQVFAAGVAQARGYDVDKPRNLAKSVTVE
- a CDS encoding alpha/beta hydrolase, with the translated sequence MGVGHWRSDAARAHFAAVYATALARLPDADRMWDVDTAFGTVRVYRFEGGTGRPVVLLPGRNASTPMWADNLPGLLTHRPAYCIDLLGEPGMSVQRKPITGPDDQARWLDDVLTGIGEESVHLLGVSFGGWSAMNYALRRPQKVASLVLVDPVLTFAPIPLRTMLAFLPMGLPGVPDRVRRRILRWISGGAEVDESDPVLMLIDAGTADFVLQQPAPTRFTTGQLRALRVPVLAIIAGRSVIHDAARAAATACSVLSAGQVEVWPRASHAVTGECPDEIAARTRAFWAGVDR
- a CDS encoding helix-turn-helix domain-containing protein — its product is MNETALDAGTLSAVIDVAPTPLWVIGSDGAVALANQAALTMLGYRSVDNVIGAPSHDTLHEWHPDGSRYPSHACPILDGCGSPSVTAHEWFITRAGQPIPVTWSAKPLGTSGARLLTFIDATERIAATTHSRDHHDLAPTRSELRTRLLAYIRTHFHDPDFTAARLAAQFHLSLRSVQQLLAEDGRSPASEIRRHRLEHANSLITRGASVSHACRASGFTDPGTFNRAFRRQYGVPPSDRARRAG
- the cynS gene encoding cyanase, yielding MAFDGASPVIAEIEQRRSETGIGWQKIADHIDRPLVWTVAALLDSHPMPAEEAARVGELLGLSAETVAALRRQPYRTADPALLTDPTIYRFVELINVYGPTFKALIHEEFGDGIMSAINCNVTFARRSDPDGDRVVLTIDGKFLPYHW
- a CDS encoding formate/nitrite transporter family protein translates to MSYVKPAELATRIIDAGESKVFMSTRDTLIRAYMAGAILALAAAFAITISTKTGEPLLGAVLFPVGFCMLHLLGFDLLTAVFTLVPLAWLDKRPGVTLRPMLRNWGLVFLGNLLGALTVAVFMAVYFTYGFSVAPDAVGQAIGEIGAGRTVGYADHGAAGMLTLFLRGVMCNWMVSMGVVGAMMSDSLPGKVIAMWMPIMVFFYLGFEHSIVNMFLFPSGLMLGGEFTIVDYLVWNEIPTVLGNLVGGLAFVGLVIYATHGKTGPLRPRPNELVSVDAVAGPNRV